In one Sphingomonas sanguinis genomic region, the following are encoded:
- a CDS encoding glutathione S-transferase family protein, with protein sequence MSSIRLFYSDGACSLAPHIALEETGASFEPVRVDMASGEQRSAEFLRINPKGRVPALAVDDWVLTENPAILQFIARSFPHAGLWPDQLRDQARVAEWLAWIASTVHVAYAHVRRAERYAASDAALEDVRAKGLQTCRDLWQAVDARLGDGPWAIGEHYSVADAYLLVFWTWGRGAYLGFDMANDCPHWTAHARRMGLRPAVQRAFEREGLALPAGG encoded by the coding sequence ATGTCTTCGATCCGGCTCTTCTACAGCGACGGTGCCTGCTCGCTTGCGCCGCATATCGCGCTGGAGGAGACAGGCGCATCCTTCGAGCCGGTCCGCGTCGACATGGCGTCGGGCGAACAACGGTCGGCAGAGTTCCTCCGCATCAATCCCAAAGGGCGCGTGCCTGCGCTGGCCGTCGATGACTGGGTGCTGACGGAGAACCCGGCAATCCTCCAGTTCATCGCGCGCTCGTTTCCGCATGCAGGACTGTGGCCGGACCAATTGCGCGATCAGGCGCGGGTGGCGGAGTGGCTGGCGTGGATCGCTTCCACCGTCCATGTCGCCTATGCCCATGTTCGGCGCGCGGAACGCTATGCCGCCAGCGACGCGGCGCTGGAGGACGTGCGTGCCAAGGGCCTCCAGACCTGCCGCGACCTATGGCAGGCGGTTGATGCCCGGCTCGGCGACGGACCGTGGGCGATCGGCGAGCATTATAGCGTCGCGGATGCCTATCTGCTGGTCTTCTGGACCTGGGGGCGCGGGGCCTACCTCGGCTTCGATATGGCGAACGATTGTCCGCACTGGACCGCGCATGCCCGGCGGATGGGACTGCGCCCCGCCGTGCAGCGGGCCTTCGAGCGCGAAGGGCTGGCATTGCCTGCTGGCGGCTAG
- a CDS encoding MFS transporter, with protein MEKPRQGFWGLWNTSFGFFGIQIGFALQNANVSRIFQSLGTAEKDLAFLWIAAPLTGLLVQPVIGHYSDRTWGRFGRRRPYFLAGAVLATLALVGMPNAGGLAAAAMLLWLLDASLNVSMEPFRAFVGDMLPSRQRTAGYAFQTGFIGAGAVLGSLAPMVLTDVFHVANVAAPGGVPPSVRYGFYIGAAALFVAVLWTVLTTREYAPEQLAAFAESDEGQATYSDAAPSERIGTAPLWITAGVVIVAAVGWLGLDKPVYLLGGGLITFGLAKIVSAALVRGGRGRNALSQILADLAVMPVTMKQLALVQFFTWSALFIMWIYTTPIVAERVFHASDPASAAFNEGANWVGVLFAVYSGVAALWAFALPPLARAIGRRNTHVLGLLCGAAGFASFLVIRDAWLLLGAMVLVGIAWASILTMPYAILSAALPAEKLGIYMGLFNIFIVLPQLIVSSVMGAVVRHFFADNLVWAMAIAAGVMGLAALTMLRVAREA; from the coding sequence ATGGAGAAGCCGCGCCAAGGCTTTTGGGGGTTGTGGAACACCTCGTTCGGCTTTTTCGGCATCCAGATCGGCTTTGCCCTGCAAAACGCCAATGTCAGCCGCATCTTCCAGTCGCTGGGGACGGCCGAGAAGGACCTGGCGTTCTTGTGGATCGCCGCGCCGCTGACGGGGCTGCTCGTCCAGCCGGTGATCGGCCATTATAGCGACCGGACCTGGGGACGGTTCGGGCGGCGGCGGCCATATTTCCTGGCAGGCGCGGTGCTGGCGACGCTGGCGCTGGTGGGGATGCCCAATGCGGGCGGGCTGGCCGCGGCGGCCATGCTGCTCTGGCTGCTCGATGCCTCGCTGAACGTGTCGATGGAGCCGTTCCGCGCGTTCGTCGGCGATATGCTCCCCAGCCGTCAGCGAACGGCGGGCTATGCGTTCCAGACCGGGTTCATCGGCGCAGGGGCGGTGCTGGGGTCGCTCGCGCCGATGGTGCTGACCGATGTCTTCCATGTCGCCAATGTCGCTGCACCGGGCGGAGTGCCGCCCTCGGTGCGTTATGGCTTTTACATCGGAGCCGCGGCTCTCTTCGTCGCGGTCTTGTGGACCGTCCTGACCACCCGCGAATATGCACCCGAGCAACTCGCCGCCTTTGCCGAGAGCGATGAGGGGCAGGCGACGTATAGCGATGCCGCGCCCAGCGAACGGATCGGCACCGCACCGCTCTGGATCACGGCCGGAGTAGTGATCGTCGCCGCCGTGGGATGGCTGGGCCTCGACAAGCCGGTCTATCTGCTGGGCGGCGGGCTGATCACCTTCGGCCTGGCGAAGATCGTCAGCGCGGCGCTGGTGCGGGGCGGGCGGGGTCGCAATGCGCTGAGCCAGATCCTGGCCGATCTGGCGGTGATGCCCGTAACGATGAAGCAGCTGGCGCTTGTTCAGTTCTTCACTTGGTCCGCGCTGTTCATCATGTGGATCTACACGACGCCGATCGTCGCCGAGCGCGTCTTCCATGCGAGCGACCCGGCGAGCGCGGCGTTCAACGAAGGCGCCAATTGGGTCGGTGTGCTATTCGCGGTCTATAGCGGGGTGGCCGCGCTCTGGGCCTTTGCGCTGCCGCCACTGGCGCGGGCGATCGGGCGGCGGAACACGCATGTCCTGGGATTGCTCTGCGGAGCGGCGGGGTTCGCGTCGTTCCTCGTGATCCGGGACGCTTGGCTGTTGCTCGGCGCGATGGTGCTGGTCGGTATCGCCTGGGCCTCGATCCTGACCATGCCCTATGCGATCCTGTCGGCGGCGCTTCCGGCCGAAAAGCTCGGGATTTATATGGGGTTGTTCAACATCTTCATCGTCCTGCCGCAGCTGATCGTGTCATCGGTCATGGGGGCGGTGGTCCGGCATTTCTTTGCCGACAATCTGGTCTGGGCGATGGCGATCGCGGCGGGAGTGATGGGGCTGGCGGCGCTGACGATGCTGCGAGTAGCGCGGGAGGCGTGA
- a CDS encoding NAD(P)-dependent oxidoreductase yields MKIAVFGGTGPTGRHIIEEALGRGHTLSVYTRDAAKLAGYAGRIDIVIGDLKDRDAIKTCIAGADAVISALGPNSLTSREKRPIMQGVGTIISVMEELHVRRLIQISTAAYRDPKDGFDWKSRAFTLLFRLIVRNAFDDIQATADLVSRSRLDWTLVRIPNLKDGSATGGVEVGWYGRTKLATKLSRGNLARFLIDQATAKDLVRKAPAIADRL; encoded by the coding sequence ATGAAGATCGCCGTCTTCGGCGGTACCGGCCCGACCGGACGCCACATCATCGAAGAGGCGCTGGGTCGCGGCCATACGCTGTCCGTCTACACGCGCGATGCCGCAAAGCTCGCGGGCTATGCCGGCCGGATCGACATCGTCATCGGCGACCTGAAGGACCGTGATGCGATCAAGACGTGCATCGCCGGTGCCGACGCGGTGATCAGCGCGCTCGGCCCCAACAGCCTGACGTCGCGCGAGAAGCGGCCGATCATGCAGGGTGTCGGCACGATCATCTCCGTCATGGAGGAACTGCACGTTCGTCGGTTGATCCAGATCTCGACGGCCGCCTATCGTGACCCCAAGGACGGCTTCGACTGGAAGTCGCGCGCCTTCACGCTGCTGTTCCGCCTGATCGTGCGCAATGCGTTCGACGACATCCAGGCGACTGCCGACCTCGTGAGCCGGTCGCGGCTCGACTGGACGCTGGTGCGCATTCCCAATCTCAAGGACGGGTCTGCCACCGGCGGGGTGGAGGTCGGCTGGTACGGCCGGACGAAGCTGGCCACGAAATTGTCGCGCGGCAATCTCGCCCGGTTCCTGATCGATCAGGCGACCGCGAAGGACCTGGTGCGCAAGGCGCCCGCGATTGCCGATCGCCTGTGA
- a CDS encoding MFS transporter — MAHIRILPRQPSPENTDGYIATLRSIPVLFLRDRILLVRSLLALLIFATFSTFWTALVLPLSTPPFSYSHSQIGLFGLVGMAGALAANGAGRLADRGFGPWTSGVSLALLLASWGLIALLPVSPPLLLAGVVVLDLAVQAVHVTNQSIIFERHPEAGNRLLGGYMVFYSIGSALGASTSTMAYAQAGWSGVSMLGAAFSAAALLFWGATLHLPLHRREALCGKDQ; from the coding sequence TTGGCTCACATCCGCATCCTGCCGCGACAACCTTCGCCGGAAAACACCGATGGGTACATCGCCACCCTCCGCTCAATTCCGGTTCTCTTTCTTCGCGACAGGATATTGCTGGTTCGCAGCCTTCTGGCCCTGCTGATCTTCGCCACGTTCAGCACCTTCTGGACAGCGCTGGTCCTGCCGCTCAGCACACCGCCCTTTTCCTATTCCCATAGCCAGATCGGCTTGTTCGGCCTGGTCGGCATGGCGGGGGCGCTGGCCGCGAACGGTGCGGGTCGGCTTGCCGATCGCGGCTTCGGTCCATGGACCAGCGGGGTTTCGCTCGCGCTGTTGCTGGCCTCATGGGGATTGATCGCACTCTTGCCGGTGTCGCCGCCCTTGCTGCTGGCAGGCGTCGTGGTGCTCGACCTTGCCGTACAGGCCGTTCATGTCACCAATCAGAGCATCATATTCGAACGCCATCCCGAAGCCGGCAACCGTCTCCTCGGCGGCTATATGGTGTTCTATTCCATCGGGAGCGCCTTGGGAGCCAGCACCTCAACGATGGCATATGCCCAGGCGGGATGGTCCGGCGTGTCCATGCTCGGCGCAGCATTCAGCGCAGCCGCCTTGTTATTTTGGGGAGCCACGCTTCACCTGCCGTTGCACCGGAGAGAGGCGCTATGCGGAAAAGATCAATAG
- a CDS encoding DsbA family oxidoreductase — protein MTDHRKGSIMLNIDLYTEITCPWCIIGHHRLDKVLAERFPDLAVAIRQHPVLLLPDAPAEGLYIADLLRSRYGVTDPAAAFARPQAEARASGFDLDLGRQPRTYRTQAAHGLILATAGRDTQHALAVAITDAYFLEGQNISDAEVLADIAARHEFAREEARAIALDPEQHRRVEQEAARSAAAGVRSVPHFVFGGRIAITGGRSEDEIASAIRQAAASPATA, from the coding sequence ATGACCGACCATCGGAAGGGCAGCATCATGCTGAACATCGACCTGTATACCGAGATCACCTGCCCCTGGTGCATCATCGGGCACCACCGTCTCGACAAGGTGTTGGCGGAGCGCTTCCCCGACCTGGCGGTCGCCATCCGCCAGCATCCGGTGCTGCTGCTGCCCGACGCACCGGCGGAGGGTCTGTACATCGCCGATCTGCTCCGCTCGCGCTACGGCGTAACCGATCCCGCAGCCGCGTTCGCCCGGCCGCAGGCGGAAGCGCGCGCCTCCGGCTTCGACCTCGATCTCGGTCGCCAGCCCCGGACGTACCGGACGCAGGCGGCGCATGGGCTGATCCTGGCGACCGCCGGGCGGGATACGCAGCACGCCCTCGCCGTCGCGATCACCGATGCGTACTTCCTCGAGGGGCAGAACATTTCGGACGCCGAGGTCCTCGCCGATATCGCGGCCCGCCACGAGTTCGCGCGCGAGGAGGCCCGCGCGATCGCGCTCGACCCCGAGCAGCACCGGCGGGTCGAGCAGGAGGCGGCGCGGTCGGCGGCCGCCGGGGTCCGATCGGTGCCGCATTTCGTCTTCGGCGGGCGCATCGCCATCACCGGCGGGCGCAGCGAGGACGAAATCGCGTCGGCCATCCGTCAGGCTGCCGCCTCCCCGGCGACCGCCTGA
- a CDS encoding TonB-dependent siderophore receptor: MKVRSVALVACIASATQAAHAQPLSKAEEDQDIVVTARPYPIETSSGSKSDLPILLTPQAINTITAEEIAVRGVQSLTQAIQNTPGVVGQYGDTDVRHDWIIVRGFNPVRYLDGMRLPFGARGYAQIRVEPYGLERIEVLKGPASSLYGQSAPGGLINMVSKRPTDQPLHEVLLQAGSFDRFQGGIDFGGPIGDTALSYRLTGLVRTSDTPTDYLNEKRVFIAPALRFAPDDRTSITLLGQYQKIVSDGGGAPPALPVVGTLRANPVGQISRSLFIGDPSYDHFRNEQFTAGIELRRDLSEALRFEQNIRYADVTTDTQRVQGIALAADNRTLSRYAWAFPERSHVWTTDTRLHLRGRTGEVTHDVLIGLDYQYERARYDESALRLVPSIDVFAPVYTRGTVRPPIATTIQQNRDQTGIYGQYNGSLGRLSLLASGRYDWADSTTNSLTVASNRQTQARQSDRQFTGRVGLTYQLLNDLAAYASYGTSFQPTAGTDRLGQAFAPSLGKQWEGGVKYQFRHLPGLVTLAAFDLRQTNVTTPDPVDIRFNTQTGEARVRGVEAEAKFTPVRGLNLIASYAYSESKVLRANRNAAGASIQGNALAFVPDHQASARADYSFPSGVLKGVGIGAGVTYFGSLYGDAANLYRIPAATIADAALRFDLASVSPALKGANLALNVSNVFDRRYLKTCISATGCYFGAPRTALLSLRYAL, from the coding sequence ATGAAGGTCCGTTCCGTCGCGCTCGTCGCGTGCATCGCATCCGCGACGCAAGCTGCCCATGCCCAGCCTCTGTCCAAGGCGGAGGAGGATCAGGACATCGTGGTCACGGCGAGGCCCTATCCGATCGAAACGTCGAGCGGATCGAAGTCCGACCTGCCCATCCTGCTGACCCCGCAGGCAATCAATACGATCACCGCCGAGGAAATCGCGGTGCGCGGCGTTCAGAGCCTGACACAGGCCATCCAGAACACACCGGGTGTCGTCGGCCAATATGGCGACACCGACGTGCGCCACGACTGGATCATCGTTCGCGGCTTCAATCCGGTGCGATACCTCGACGGCATGAGGTTGCCATTCGGCGCACGCGGCTATGCACAGATCCGCGTCGAGCCTTATGGCCTGGAGCGGATCGAGGTGCTGAAGGGCCCCGCTTCCTCACTTTACGGCCAGAGCGCGCCGGGCGGCCTTATCAACATGGTCAGCAAACGTCCGACGGACCAGCCGCTGCACGAAGTCTTGCTGCAGGCCGGATCGTTCGACCGCTTCCAGGGCGGGATCGATTTCGGCGGGCCGATCGGAGACACCGCCTTGTCCTATCGCCTGACCGGCCTTGTCCGGACGAGCGATACCCCGACCGACTATCTCAACGAAAAGCGGGTCTTCATCGCCCCCGCATTGCGCTTCGCGCCGGATGACCGCACGTCGATTACCCTGTTGGGGCAATATCAGAAGATCGTGTCCGACGGCGGGGGCGCGCCGCCCGCACTGCCGGTGGTCGGGACGCTGCGGGCCAATCCGGTGGGGCAGATCAGCCGCAGCCTCTTCATCGGCGATCCCAGCTATGATCACTTCCGGAACGAACAATTCACGGCCGGGATCGAGCTGCGCCGTGATTTGAGCGAGGCGCTGCGGTTCGAGCAGAATATCCGCTATGCCGATGTCACGACCGACACCCAGCGCGTGCAGGGCATCGCGCTGGCGGCGGATAACCGGACCCTCAGCCGCTATGCCTGGGCCTTTCCGGAACGCAGCCATGTCTGGACGACCGACACGCGACTGCACCTGCGTGGACGCACGGGCGAGGTAACGCATGACGTGCTGATCGGTCTTGATTACCAGTATGAGCGCGCCCGCTATGACGAAAGCGCGCTGCGGCTGGTGCCCTCGATCGACGTGTTCGCGCCGGTCTACACCCGCGGGACGGTGCGGCCACCGATCGCAACGACGATCCAGCAGAACCGCGACCAAACGGGCATTTACGGGCAGTATAACGGCAGCCTGGGCCGACTGTCGTTGCTGGCGAGCGGTCGCTATGACTGGGCTGACAGCACGACCAACAGCTTGACGGTCGCGAGCAACCGGCAGACCCAGGCCCGCCAGAGCGACCGCCAGTTCACGGGGCGGGTCGGCCTGACCTATCAGTTGCTGAACGACCTGGCCGCCTACGCCAGCTACGGCACCTCGTTCCAGCCGACCGCCGGCACGGATCGGCTGGGGCAAGCCTTCGCCCCGTCGCTCGGCAAGCAATGGGAAGGCGGCGTCAAATACCAGTTCCGCCATCTGCCGGGCCTCGTCACGCTTGCCGCGTTCGATCTTCGCCAGACGAACGTGACGACCCCCGATCCGGTCGACATCCGCTTCAACACCCAGACCGGCGAAGCACGGGTGCGTGGCGTGGAGGCGGAGGCCAAGTTCACACCCGTTCGTGGGCTCAACCTCATCGCCTCCTATGCCTATAGCGAATCCAAGGTGCTGCGGGCCAACCGCAACGCCGCCGGCGCGTCGATCCAGGGCAATGCGCTGGCATTCGTTCCCGACCATCAAGCATCGGCGCGCGCGGACTATAGCTTCCCATCGGGCGTATTGAAGGGCGTAGGGATCGGCGCCGGCGTGACCTATTTCGGTTCGCTATACGGCGATGCCGCCAACCTCTATCGCATCCCCGCCGCGACCATTGCCGATGCGGCGCTGCGGTTCGACCTGGCTTCGGTGTCGCCGGCGCTGAAGGGCGCCAACCTGGCGCTGAACGTCAGCAATGTCTTCGACCGGCGCTATCTCAAGACCTGCATCTCCGCCACCGGCTGCTACTTCGGCGCGCCGCGAACCGCATTGCTCAGCCTGCGCTACGCCCTGTGA
- a CDS encoding complex I NDUFA9 subunit family protein: MTNKLVTLIGGGGFLGRYVARELMRDGTRVRVAQRDPRQAYFLRTQGGLGQTQFVAVDIARPETVARAVEGADAVVNLVGVMGGNMQRIHVDGARAVAEAARNAGAEALVHVSAIGADANGAAAYARSKGQGEAAVREAFPNATILRPSIVFGREDQFVNRFAGMMAAPIVPVLRAGVKFQPVFAGDVGEAVANALRDPESHGGKTYELGGPDVLSMGELLRWIAQALGRKPNFVEVPDFAGALLARLPGAPISWDQWLMLQQDNVVAAGTPGLAALGIEAAPLATVAPEYLIRFRKAGRFGRRAETLAA; this comes from the coding sequence ATGACGAACAAGCTGGTGACGCTGATCGGCGGCGGGGGCTTTCTGGGCCGCTATGTCGCACGCGAACTGATGCGGGACGGTACGCGCGTCCGGGTGGCGCAGCGCGATCCGCGCCAGGCCTATTTCCTGCGCACCCAGGGCGGGCTGGGCCAGACTCAGTTCGTCGCCGTCGATATTGCCCGCCCCGAAACGGTCGCGCGTGCGGTCGAGGGCGCGGATGCGGTCGTCAATCTGGTCGGCGTGATGGGCGGCAACATGCAACGCATCCATGTCGATGGCGCGCGGGCCGTGGCGGAAGCCGCCCGCAACGCCGGTGCGGAGGCGCTGGTCCATGTGTCGGCGATCGGCGCGGATGCAAACGGCGCGGCGGCCTATGCCCGGTCCAAGGGGCAGGGCGAGGCGGCGGTACGCGAGGCCTTCCCGAACGCCACCATCCTGCGCCCCTCGATCGTATTCGGGCGCGAAGACCAGTTCGTGAACCGCTTCGCGGGCATGATGGCCGCGCCGATCGTCCCGGTCCTGCGCGCGGGCGTGAAGTTCCAGCCGGTCTTCGCGGGTGATGTCGGCGAAGCGGTCGCCAACGCGCTGCGCGATCCCGAATCGCATGGGGGCAAGACCTATGAGCTGGGCGGGCCGGACGTGCTGTCGATGGGCGAGCTGCTCCGCTGGATCGCGCAGGCGCTGGGTCGCAAGCCGAACTTCGTCGAAGTGCCGGACTTCGCGGGCGCGCTGCTGGCGCGGTTGCCGGGCGCGCCGATCAGCTGGGATCAGTGGCTGATGCTGCAACAGGACAATGTCGTCGCCGCCGGTACGCCGGGTCTGGCCGCGCTGGGCATCGAGGCCGCGCCGCTGGCGACCGTCGCGCCCGAATATCTGATCCGTTTCCGCAAAGCCGGTCGCTTCGGGCGCCGTGCGGAGACGCTGGCGGCTTGA
- a CDS encoding winged helix-turn-helix transcriptional regulator, translated as MVREILDLVGDKWSLYIIASLKDGPVRFNELRRRIDGISQRMLTITLRGLERDGLVSRTMFPTIPPRVDYALTDVGRSLLEPVMALTLWANAQQRNIQDARARYDAGQGC; from the coding sequence ATGGTTCGCGAGATCCTCGATCTCGTCGGCGACAAATGGAGCCTCTACATCATCGCGTCGCTCAAGGACGGACCGGTGCGCTTCAACGAGTTGCGGCGTCGGATCGACGGCATCTCGCAGCGCATGCTGACGATCACGCTGCGTGGACTGGAGCGCGACGGCCTGGTGAGCCGCACCATGTTTCCGACGATCCCGCCACGCGTCGATTACGCACTGACCGACGTCGGACGCTCGCTGCTCGAGCCGGTCATGGCGCTCACCCTGTGGGCGAATGCCCAGCAGCGAAATATACAGGACGCCCGCGCCCGATATGATGCGGGGCAGGGTTGCTGA
- a CDS encoding undecaprenyl-diphosphate phosphatase, translating into MNDLIAAIILGIVEGVTEFLPVSSTGHLILAGALLGYDDARWQMFNIVIQLGAILAVVVLYWRTFWTVMVGLAKRDPGSVRFVRNLLIAFIPAAVIGVLAKKHIEALLLQPKVVAVALIVGGIAILVIERVVKPGTTRGIAAVPAKTALGVGFLQCLAMIPGVSRSGATILGALTLGVERRTAAEFSFFLAIPTMLGASVVETAGHLDAMRAGNSVGPIEIAVGFIVAFIVALLVVRWFVGIVGRHGFGPFAWYRIVAGSIALALLTMH; encoded by the coding sequence GTGAACGATCTGATAGCCGCCATCATCCTCGGAATTGTCGAGGGTGTCACCGAATTCCTGCCGGTGTCCTCCACCGGCCATCTGATCCTGGCAGGCGCGCTGCTCGGCTATGACGATGCGCGGTGGCAGATGTTCAACATCGTCATCCAGCTGGGTGCGATCCTGGCGGTGGTGGTCCTGTACTGGCGGACCTTTTGGACGGTCATGGTCGGGCTGGCCAAGCGCGATCCCGGTTCGGTCCGCTTCGTGCGCAACCTGCTGATCGCCTTTATCCCCGCCGCCGTCATCGGCGTGCTGGCCAAGAAGCATATCGAGGCGCTGCTGCTCCAGCCCAAGGTGGTCGCGGTTGCGCTGATCGTCGGCGGTATCGCGATCCTAGTGATCGAGCGGGTGGTGAAGCCCGGCACGACGCGCGGCATCGCGGCGGTCCCGGCCAAGACGGCGCTGGGCGTCGGCTTCCTCCAGTGCCTGGCGATGATCCCCGGGGTCAGCCGGTCGGGCGCCACGATCCTGGGCGCGCTGACCCTGGGTGTCGAGCGGCGCACGGCGGCCGAGTTCAGTTTCTTCCTCGCCATCCCCACCATGCTGGGCGCCAGCGTCGTCGAGACGGCGGGGCATCTGGATGCGATGCGCGCTGGGAACAGCGTCGGGCCGATCGAGATCGCGGTGGGCTTCATCGTCGCCTTCATCGTGGCGCTGCTGGTCGTGCGCTGGTTCGTCGGCATCGTCGGCCGTCACGGATTCGGCCCCTTTGCCTGGTATCGAATCGTCGCGGGCAGCATCGCGCTGGCGCTGCTGACCATGCATTGA
- a CDS encoding oxidoreductase, whose protein sequence is MQHKGFTATDVPDQTGRCFIVTGANTGIGFEVASVLAQRNARVLLACRDEAKAADAMRHIRRKLPDADLAFLPLDLGDLGSVRRAAELATREPRVDVLINNAGVQDPKLRRTVQGFEQTFGVNHLGCFAFTALIMPKLMETPGSRIVVTSSGQHKRARIAWDDLDAQKSYKWLPRYAASKLANLLFVFELDRRLRAASAPVTAVACHPGLVGSGLARNSWWGNTVMSLIGVLFATPAMGAWGALHAATGPVKPGGYYGPTGVAGLRGPSGESSVSNDARNPQLATRLWDVSMEMTGIDPGLPSADRRS, encoded by the coding sequence GTGCAGCATAAGGGATTCACGGCGACCGACGTGCCCGACCAGACCGGTAGATGCTTCATCGTCACCGGCGCGAACACTGGCATCGGCTTCGAGGTGGCGAGCGTGCTGGCACAGCGGAATGCCCGCGTGCTGCTCGCCTGCCGCGACGAGGCGAAGGCCGCCGATGCGATGCGCCACATCCGCCGCAAGCTCCCAGACGCCGACCTCGCCTTCCTGCCGCTCGACCTAGGCGATCTTGGGAGCGTGCGACGGGCGGCGGAACTGGCCACCCGCGAACCGCGGGTCGACGTGCTGATCAATAATGCCGGTGTGCAAGACCCGAAGCTCAGGCGCACGGTGCAGGGGTTCGAGCAGACGTTCGGCGTCAACCACCTCGGCTGCTTCGCGTTCACGGCGCTCATAATGCCGAAGCTCATGGAGACGCCTGGATCGCGCATCGTCGTCACCAGCAGCGGGCAGCACAAGAGGGCAAGGATCGCGTGGGACGACCTCGACGCGCAGAAGAGCTACAAGTGGCTGCCGCGCTATGCCGCCAGCAAGCTCGCCAACCTGCTCTTCGTCTTCGAACTGGACCGGCGACTGCGGGCGGCGAGCGCGCCGGTGACGGCGGTGGCGTGTCATCCGGGTCTGGTCGGATCGGGTCTTGCCCGGAACAGTTGGTGGGGCAACACCGTGATGTCCCTGATCGGTGTGCTGTTTGCCACGCCCGCCATGGGCGCCTGGGGTGCGCTGCACGCGGCGACGGGGCCGGTGAAGCCCGGAGGCTATTATGGACCGACCGGCGTCGCGGGGTTGCGCGGTCCATCCGGGGAGAGCAGCGTCTCCAATGACGCAAGGAACCCGCAGCTAGCGACGCGCCTGTGGGATGTCTCTATGGAGATGACCGGGATCGATCCTGGTCTGCCTTCTGCCGACAGACGGTCGTAA
- a CDS encoding LacI family DNA-binding transcriptional regulator, with protein MAGPRKPTSFDIAQMAGVSQPTVSRALRGSPSVSAATRARIEAIAKTLNYTVDRAASNLRSGQTRTLALLLFRDPSPGRTLINPFFLGMLGSIMESCAEVGYDLLVSFQNPTSNWQADYEDSHRADGLILLGYGDYADYREQLETLVARGTHFVRWGSVTPGQPGLTIGCDNHAGALAATRHLVAQGRTRIAFLGDATDHYPEFHDRYRGYCDALAEAGLDCDPALQVGAISSEEAGEQAARALLARGRSFDAIMAASDLIALAALRVVTEAGLRVPADISLVGFDDIPAASFAHPPLSTVIQDAAAAGRLLVRALLAEIAGRPRTPTLLPATLVVRGSSIRS; from the coding sequence TTGGCCGGTCCGCGAAAGCCCACATCGTTCGACATCGCGCAAATGGCGGGCGTATCGCAGCCGACGGTCAGCCGTGCGCTGCGCGGCAGCCCTTCGGTCAGCGCGGCCACGCGTGCCCGGATCGAGGCGATCGCGAAGACCCTGAACTATACGGTCGACCGTGCCGCCTCGAACTTGCGCAGTGGGCAGACCCGGACGCTGGCACTGCTCCTCTTCCGCGATCCCTCGCCGGGGCGGACGCTGATCAATCCGTTCTTTCTCGGTATGTTGGGCTCGATCATGGAGAGTTGTGCCGAGGTCGGGTATGACCTGCTCGTCTCGTTCCAGAACCCGACCAGCAACTGGCAGGCCGATTATGAGGACAGCCACCGGGCCGATGGGCTGATCCTGCTCGGCTATGGCGACTATGCCGATTACCGCGAACAATTGGAGACGCTGGTCGCGCGCGGCACGCATTTCGTGCGCTGGGGATCGGTGACGCCGGGGCAGCCAGGGCTGACCATCGGGTGCGACAATCATGCAGGCGCGCTGGCCGCGACGCGGCATCTGGTCGCGCAAGGCCGCACGCGGATCGCCTTTCTGGGCGATGCGACCGACCATTATCCCGAATTTCACGACCGCTATCGCGGCTATTGTGACGCGCTGGCCGAGGCGGGTCTGGACTGCGATCCGGCGCTTCAGGTCGGTGCGATTTCCAGCGAAGAAGCGGGCGAACAGGCGGCGCGCGCCTTGCTGGCGCGGGGGCGGTCCTTCGACGCGATCATGGCGGCGAGCGACCTGATCGCACTGGCCGCGTTGCGGGTCGTGACCGAGGCGGGGCTTCGCGTGCCTGCCGATATCTCGCTGGTCGGGTTCGACGATATTCCGGCAGCAAGCTTCGCCCATCCGCCGCTTAGCACCGTAATCCAAGATGCCGCCGCCGCCGGGCGATTGCTGGTGAGAGCCCTGCTCGCCGAGATTGCAGGCAGGCCGCGAACGCCGACCTTGCTGCCCGCCACGCTGGTCGTGCGCGGATCGAGCATCAGATCATAG